In the Plasmodium relictum strain SGS1 genome assembly, contig: PRELSG_00_v1_44, whole genome shotgun sequence genome, CTGGATTTAATATAGGTAGTTTTAATTCATCCATTTCTAAAGATTGTAACATTAATTCctctaattttattaaattatcataTAATTCTACATCAccaattatatttattaatttattgatGTTACTATCTTTGTAAGagcaatatattttttgttgcaggataaaaaataagaagtAAATAAAAGTTTGTTCtataaaacatattatcATTTTACAAAATTCTTTCATTGTTAAATGTTAATTAAAACAAtatattctaattttttttatatttatatttatgttttatcttaaaaaaaaaaaagcagaTTATtccttataaaaaaatgaaaaaagttatatatgcataaattttttttttttaagaaaggAATTCAATATccactttttaaatatataaatgtaaccATAGTGTgaaacaataataaaatatccATAAAATTATCTAATTCTATGTGAATTGCTTGTTCCTTCAATTATTATCTTAAAGTATTagaattttactttttttagtTATAGGAATAGTTTTATATAACAGAAATTTGATAATAATtcactttatattttatttatattaatttttgtagttaatttttaaaagtatttcgtttttaattataatatatttgataCATGTAAATGAACAATTTCTGATacgtaaaaaaaatttttttatgtaatttatcTAAAAAGGCGTAAGTTTAGGttaatttttagttaaatatatttttaaatgttcattaatattattaattttttaattaaaaaaaatttaattttgctATTATATATGTGTGTGTGTCtctaagaaattaaaaaagtattcTGAGCTATTGCATTATcagtttattaaaaataaaaaaatttaaatatatatatatgttagtAAAAATGAAAGAGAAAGTGTGCATGtggtttattaattgcctgtttaatgactttgctagagtattgaactaacaaattaataaagagcatttataactaaatatacgtttatatatatatacttatttttattgtatatatattgattttttatgatgctgatttattaattggccgtttaatgactttgatagagtattaaacaaacaaattaataaagagcatttataactgagttaaattttattacctcttttaataaaattgttaattgttataaatgagtttttatttacaaagaattacttattcttttaattaaaagcaTACAAGcaaactataacaattaataaagtcaaaactttatattattcaatgttatttcaaaatatactttgaataatacaaaacattatttaattttatcttttatttttataaaagatatttataaaagataattaaatttttattaactaaaaatttctcaccaaaaaaataaaaattatctttttttcttttaatatttcccaaaaacaaaataaacaaacaaaaaaaaatatgtatatataaatatattttttttttttattagtgtcAGTACATATTAGTTTGTACATAAACATACAACAAACTAATTTGGtgtactaaaaaaaattataatatcctTTGTTAATCAGTCAGTACGTGGGTACTTGTATATACACGTACAGTAACTTAGCATATTGTActgaaaaaggttaataatagcttttattaaccatatgcataatatttaatttgaattaaattatacTGCATTGTTTAATAGACATGTTAaactgttataaatgagtttttattaacaaaaaaaataagtatattcctttaattaaaaacacacacacaatttataacaaataacaaaagtGAAACCCTAATTTATTCAACattatttcaaatatatatatatatatgagttttttttttatgtaaataaaagaaaattaattctctttttaactTGAAAACAAACTTCAAtcaattgaaaaaaaaaatatataaaattattttttttttttaactagcatCAGTATATGCCCGACTTCCATTTTCCTGACTGGTagctcattttattttacaaaaggttaataacaattttttttttaaccaGTATGTGAATTTATATGAATTGAATATTTTAgctaaaaaatatgatatgATTCACTTTAAAttagtaaatttttttaaaaaataaaatgaaatttaaaatattgttgatataatattattattggCCAAAATAAAttctaaatatttatgttccttctgaaagaaaaaaaaaaaaagaagaaatcaaattgaaataaatgaaatcatgttataaaatatttttttatttatcttaaaaatgttattacAAAGAATTATTGAATTTACTGATTCATATATTTAgcatatttactttttttaaagaatatacttttttaaaaaaattttcaaaaattaaagttatttgttcaattttcttctttttatcGTTTTATATTTCACTTTATTGTCAACttccttttattttgtatttttcatttttcttttcgcACTTTTAGTTGTTCTTGCTGTAGTTTTTCTGTTATTTTCcccatttttattaatatttctattCTCGTtaaatttcatatttaattttttattcgcatattgatttattaattgtctGTTTAATGGCTTACtaaagtattaaacaaacaaattaataaagagtatgcataaataaatatgtgaatttttaatatatatacttattttattatatatataatagatttttataatgtataatatatatattatatattaaattattctgTATTGCTTAACAGATATATGTTTACATTTAAAAACGCTCAcactaaatttataaaaaataacaaaaattatactCTAGTTCATTAGatgttatttcaaattaTACACATTGAATttaacataaacattatactttttcattaagtttttttattaactaaaaaattaattccctttttaattaaaagaaacgTTAactgacaaaaaaaaataattctattttttttttaattacaaagatgtatatacaataaaataaacaaaacaacaaaaaaaaaaaatatataaagttattttttttttttttaactagtgTCAGTGCATGGTTGACTTATATTTTCTTGACTGGTagctcattttatttttacaaaaggttcataacaatttttttaataaccaGTTTGTCAAATAATGCATGATAGAAAATTCAaatctaataataataaagctTTATCAAAACCCAACTTATTTGATATGATATCATTAGATATTATAGGATCTGGAACTTGAAAAggaaaagaatattttatacAAGTCACGATGTATCACTATTCACGCTATATGTTGACTAATGTAACTCAGAAAACTCCTATTACTATCGATATAATTgctataattaaaaatactttGATTCCTATTTTTGGATGTCCGAAAAGTATCTTAACAAATTGAGGTTCAATTTACATGAATAAAGAATTTGAAGAATATATCGCAGATGTATTATAGGTCAAACTGTATCACACAAGTTCATATTATCCACAAGAAAATGAGATGAATGAAAGCTCTCATAAAGTATTAggttatataattaaaacttTGTGTTATGAAAAAGATATAccttttgaaaaaatagtACGAAATGTAGtactaatatataataatacacCTCACGGTAGTGTAGGATAAATATCCTATTTTACAGTATTTAGAATAGATTGTATCTGCATAGAATTTTTGAACTTATTaccaaaaaattataatgagatgagaattatttatttaaaagattaATAGACTAAAGTATTCGAATATTTAAACTAAATTAAAGATAAATCAATGGCAACAACAAAAGAAATTAAGGTTGGTAACATTATTTCATATGAACTATCCGATTATGAGTggaattaaatgaaatattatagTGGAAATCTTCAATATAAACCATATTGGTCTTTTCCGCATAGAGTAACTAAAAATTagtaatgaaatattaaaagttaTACCAATATACTAGAGAAGATATGAAATCCAAATTTCtcttacaaaaataaaatgattaGGAAGAAAAACTAAAACCATATATAAGATGCAACTTAAAGACTTAATTCAAGTAGTTGATAAGAGtagaaaaaagataaaatcaAGACCAATAGAACCCAAAAGCTTTCTCAACATTTATGAGAAGAGTGAAATTACTCGTTGTCACTGTACAACggtaaatatagaaaaataagtAATGAAGTACATAAAGGATTGGAAATTATAAGACAAGATAAGAAGCAAAagataaagtaaaaaaattattttcccTGGTTGTGGAGTAAGgttaataaagatatatattaacCTGTATGCACACCAACAAGGGATGAGTAATTATCGAAAAGCTTAAATCGTATGAAAATCAAAACTCATACAGGATCGTAACATTTCACTTTTTGAAAGAGTTTAAAAGggaaaatacatatatttcccaatatttatacatatatttgtgtttgctttaatttttttttttatagttattTTGCGACTTTTATTCACGAAATAATTATTACATTTTGCAGGGGtacatttttgttattaaaatatatacacactgaaaaatatttatatcaaaaaaaagagaagaaaGATTTTGCAAAGAAAAAGTATATGcgattaattaaataaaagtatataagATGTTACAAAAATGTTATAcgagaatatatttttattatacgtgtgatttattaattgaccgtttaatgactttgctagagtattaaacaaacaaattaataaagagcattgtataactaaatatacgtttatatatatattagttttttttttaattattataaatgagtttttatttacaaagaattacttattcttttaattaaaaacatacagataaactataataattaataaagtcaaaattttattatattcaatgttatttcaaaatatacattgaataatacataaacatttcttcttttaatttttta is a window encoding:
- a CDS encoding cytoadherence linked asexual protein, putative; amino-acid sequence: MIICFIEQTFIYFLFFILQQKIYCSYKDSNINKLINIIGDVELYDNLIKLEELMLQSLEMDELKLPILNP